The Thermosynechococcus sp. genome has a segment encoding these proteins:
- a CDS encoding NAD(P)/FAD-dependent oxidoreductase, with protein sequence MARRILVIGGGAAGFFGAIACATANPRDRVTILEAGAAVLSKVRISGGGRCNVTHHCFDPARLVQHYPRGGKALRGAFSRFQPQDTIAWFEARGVKLKTEADGRIFPVTDDSETIIDCLVQEAMALGIRICTRAAVKDIAKVGNQFHVTIAQQTQPLVGDRVLLTTGSSPHGYRLAAQLGHTIMPPVPSLFTFQINDPLLQERSGLSVPAVQATLKLPQQPLLTQTGAILVTHWGFSGPVVLKLSAWGARALAAHDYRGILVINWLPHLSLPQIQRELAVCRSHTPKRAIANHCPFPLPRPLWSYWTTTLGIPPEQTWAHLRKKQLLALAAVLHRGTFAIAGKGSFKEEFVTCGGVALKEVDFKTMASRCCEGLFLAGEILDIDGVTGGFNLQSAWTTGWIAGQGLAGRSTDTLSAAASTATLS encoded by the coding sequence ATGGCTCGGCGCATTTTGGTTATCGGCGGTGGTGCCGCTGGATTTTTTGGGGCGATCGCCTGTGCCACGGCTAATCCTCGCGATCGCGTCACTATTTTAGAAGCGGGGGCAGCGGTGCTTAGCAAGGTCCGCATCTCTGGTGGGGGTCGCTGCAATGTCACCCACCACTGTTTTGATCCGGCGCGGTTGGTGCAACACTATCCCCGGGGTGGCAAGGCCCTACGGGGTGCCTTTAGTCGCTTCCAACCCCAAGATACGATCGCTTGGTTTGAGGCGCGGGGAGTGAAGCTGAAAACTGAGGCCGATGGGCGGATCTTTCCTGTCACCGATGATTCAGAAACGATTATTGACTGCCTTGTGCAGGAAGCAATGGCCCTGGGCATTCGCATTTGTACCCGTGCAGCGGTCAAGGACATTGCCAAAGTGGGCAACCAGTTTCACGTCACGATTGCTCAGCAGACTCAACCCCTTGTGGGCGATCGCGTCCTTTTGACCACAGGCAGTAGTCCCCATGGCTATCGGTTGGCGGCGCAATTGGGACACACGATTATGCCGCCGGTCCCTTCGCTGTTTACGTTTCAAATTAATGACCCCCTCTTGCAGGAGCGCTCCGGCCTCAGTGTCCCAGCTGTGCAAGCTACCCTCAAACTGCCGCAGCAGCCCCTCTTGACGCAAACAGGCGCAATTCTCGTTACCCATTGGGGGTTCAGTGGCCCCGTGGTCTTAAAACTCTCGGCATGGGGAGCGCGTGCCTTGGCGGCTCACGACTATCGCGGCATCTTAGTGATCAACTGGCTCCCCCACCTATCGCTGCCGCAGATTCAAAGGGAGTTGGCAGTCTGTCGCAGCCATACCCCGAAGCGGGCGATCGCGAACCATTGTCCCTTTCCGCTGCCCCGTCCCCTCTGGAGCTACTGGACAACCACCCTCGGTATTCCCCCTGAGCAAACTTGGGCACATTTGCGTAAAAAGCAACTGCTGGCACTGGCGGCGGTCTTACACCGAGGCACATTCGCGATCGCTGGCAAAGGCAGCTTCAAGGAGGAGTTTGTGACCTGCGGTGGGGTGGCTCTCAAGGAAGTGGACTTCAAGACAATGGCTAGCCGCTGCTGTGAGGGGCTATTCCTCGCCGGCGAAATTCTCGATATAGATGGTGTGACGGGGGGCTTTAACCTGCAAAGTGCGTGGACAACAGGCTGGATTGCCGGTCAGGGATTGGCAGGGAGGTCGACGGACACTCTTTCGGCGGCGGCTTCCACAGCCACACTCTCTTGA
- a CDS encoding carbon dioxide-concentrating mechanism protein: MERRDDFTDLALGLVSAQSFPAIVGIADHMLKSSDVLLVGYEKIGGGHCSAIVRGRIADVRLAVAEGAERAQQFGQELSTLVIPRPDPNLEKILPIGSLLAQIASKTRGHRLSSHAVGLLETRGFPAMVGAADAMLKAADVMLTAYETIGAGLCTAIIRGTASNTAIALEAGMAEADRIGELHAVMLVPRPLEDLDQSLPLAPALQRELQPLRLPLTLKQKETEPLALQGAAQESVAVEAAAERVSVDLPANP; encoded by the coding sequence ATGGAGCGACGGGATGACTTTACGGATTTAGCCTTAGGACTGGTCTCAGCCCAGAGCTTTCCGGCGATCGTTGGCATTGCCGATCACATGCTCAAATCCTCCGATGTCCTCCTTGTTGGCTACGAAAAAATCGGCGGCGGCCACTGTAGCGCGATTGTGCGCGGGCGAATTGCCGATGTGCGCCTGGCAGTGGCAGAGGGTGCCGAGCGGGCGCAGCAATTTGGTCAAGAACTGAGTACGTTAGTGATTCCCCGGCCTGATCCCAACCTAGAGAAAATTCTCCCCATCGGCAGTCTCCTGGCGCAGATTGCTTCTAAAACTCGCGGCCATCGCCTCAGTAGCCATGCCGTGGGTCTTCTGGAAACGCGGGGATTTCCAGCCATGGTGGGGGCAGCCGATGCCATGCTCAAGGCAGCCGATGTGATGCTGACGGCCTACGAAACCATTGGCGCCGGTCTGTGTACGGCCATTATTCGCGGTACGGCCTCCAATACTGCGATCGCCCTCGAGGCCGGAATGGCAGAAGCCGATCGCATTGGCGAACTCCATGCGGTGATGTTGGTGCCCCGTCCCCTTGAGGATTTAGATCAATCCTTGCCCTTGGCCCCTGCCCTCCAACGGGAACTGCAACCCCTGCGTCTGCCCCTTACCCTCAAGCAAAAAGAAACCGAACCCCTGGCCCTCCAAGGGGCGGCTCAAGAGAGTGTGGCTGTGGAAGCCGCCGCCGAAAGAGTGTCCGTCGACCTCCCTGCCAATCCCTGA
- a CDS encoding pantothenate kinase, which produces MTPPQSNQWFALIIGNTRQHWALFRGEHLSRTWHLTPAEFAFNPAQDYPNLPCWGASVGSVPLHQVYPRAIALTLADIPIPQMYPTLGIDRALALWGALQVYGAPVCVVDAGTALTLTLANDRREFAGGVILAGVGLMARALADYTAALPYVTLPTAPPRRWGTSTTTAIESGLYYGTAAILQAYLGPFFQEFPQGKVIVTGGDRPFVSDLLRTFLASDRWCEDDHLVFWGIRALRNPAAKIEMHPMERIDEFR; this is translated from the coding sequence ATGACGCCCCCGCAGAGTAATCAATGGTTTGCCCTGATTATTGGCAATACTCGGCAGCACTGGGCACTCTTTAGGGGTGAACACCTCAGCCGCACTTGGCACCTGACCCCTGCGGAATTTGCCTTCAACCCTGCCCAAGACTACCCCAATCTCCCCTGCTGGGGGGCCAGTGTTGGTTCTGTGCCCCTGCACCAAGTCTATCCGAGGGCGATCGCCCTCACCCTCGCAGATATTCCCATTCCCCAGATGTACCCCACCCTAGGAATTGACCGTGCCCTTGCCCTCTGGGGAGCACTGCAGGTCTATGGGGCACCGGTGTGTGTTGTGGATGCCGGCACCGCCCTAACGCTGACCCTAGCTAACGATCGCCGGGAATTTGCTGGTGGTGTGATTCTTGCCGGTGTTGGATTAATGGCGCGAGCCCTAGCGGACTACACGGCAGCTTTACCCTATGTGACGCTGCCCACAGCCCCCCCCCGTCGTTGGGGCACTAGCACCACCACCGCTATTGAAAGCGGCCTCTACTATGGCACTGCCGCCATTTTGCAAGCCTATCTGGGCCCCTTTTTTCAGGAGTTTCCCCAAGGCAAAGTGATTGTGACCGGCGGCGATCGCCCTTTTGTCAGTGACCTGCTGCGGACATTTTTAGCTTCCGATCGCTGGTGTGAGGATGATCATCTCGTTTTTTGGGGCATCCGCGCCCTCCGCAATCCAGCCGCTAAGATAGAAATGCACCCCATGGAAAGGATTGACGAATTCCGCTAA
- a CDS encoding AbrB family transcriptional regulator, giving the protein MKKPKPLTGKALLQRLSELGSASRKEAAKLCGYYRVTKSGQVRVNLGKFYEAVLAAGGLEVQSSEKEVNGQSGRGRSPSYRVKVHQNGQIVIGAAYTKAMNLKPGDTFKIKQGYKHIHLYLIDPEEVDDAPAE; this is encoded by the coding sequence ATGAAAAAACCAAAGCCCCTAACTGGTAAAGCACTCCTGCAGCGATTAAGTGAACTGGGTTCTGCATCCCGTAAAGAAGCAGCAAAGCTCTGTGGCTACTACCGCGTCACAAAATCCGGTCAGGTGCGTGTCAACTTAGGGAAATTTTACGAAGCGGTACTCGCTGCCGGCGGACTCGAAGTACAGTCATCGGAAAAAGAAGTCAATGGTCAATCGGGGCGGGGGCGATCCCCCTCCTATCGGGTGAAAGTGCACCAAAATGGCCAGATTGTGATTGGTGCTGCCTATACCAAAGCGATGAACCTCAAGCCGGGGGATACCTTCAAGATTAAGCAGGGGTATAAACATATTCATCTGTATCTCATCGATCCCGAAGAAGTGGATGACGCCCCCGCAGAGTAA
- a CDS encoding ABC transporter permease, which produces MTPWQTLRRNPLVMVSLGVLLTLYLLAIAADFVAPYSPYTFQVDGALLPPTRIYWRTPDGQWLGPHVYPTRLGPVDLETGERPLIVDWQEPSPIRLFVKGSPYRFLEITLPLPTRWSLTDPQIKPHTLFAGFASDRHLFGTVGKGYLNLLGTDDQGRDQLSRLLFGARISLSIGLVGVAIAFPIGILVGAISGYFGGWLDVVLMRGVEVLMTLPTIYLLVALAAVLPVGLSSGERFLLITVITSFVSWAGLARVIRGQVLGIREMAFVQAAQVMGGRSLYIIGRHIIPQTATYVIIAATLSIPSFIVAESVLSLIGLGIQQPDPSWGNMLSLATNASILVLQPWLVWAPATLIVITVLCFNIIGDGLRDALDPKGIQK; this is translated from the coding sequence ATGACTCCTTGGCAAACGTTGCGGCGCAACCCCTTAGTGATGGTCAGTTTGGGGGTGTTGCTGACTTTGTACCTGCTGGCGATCGCTGCCGATTTTGTGGCCCCCTATAGTCCCTATACCTTTCAAGTGGATGGTGCCCTGCTGCCCCCCACCCGTATTTACTGGCGCACCCCCGATGGTCAGTGGCTCGGGCCCCATGTGTATCCCACGCGCCTAGGGCCTGTGGACTTGGAAACGGGGGAACGACCTCTGATTGTGGATTGGCAGGAACCGTCGCCGATTCGCCTATTTGTCAAGGGTAGCCCCTATCGCTTCCTGGAAATTACCCTGCCCCTACCGACGCGTTGGAGTTTAACCGATCCACAAATTAAACCGCACACCCTTTTCGCCGGCTTTGCCAGCGATCGCCACCTGTTTGGCACGGTGGGCAAGGGCTATCTGAACCTGTTGGGAACCGATGACCAAGGACGCGATCAGCTGAGTCGGCTGCTCTTTGGCGCCCGCATTAGCCTCAGTATTGGGCTTGTGGGGGTGGCGATCGCCTTCCCGATTGGCATTTTGGTGGGTGCCATTTCCGGCTACTTTGGCGGTTGGCTCGATGTCGTTTTAATGCGGGGGGTTGAGGTGCTGATGACGCTGCCGACCATCTATCTGTTGGTGGCCTTGGCGGCAGTACTGCCCGTGGGACTCAGTAGTGGTGAGCGATTCCTGCTGATTACAGTTATCACCTCCTTTGTGAGCTGGGCGGGGCTGGCGCGGGTCATTCGTGGTCAGGTTCTAGGCATTAGGGAAATGGCCTTTGTCCAGGCAGCCCAGGTGATGGGGGGGCGATCGCTCTACATTATTGGGCGGCACATTATTCCCCAAACAGCGACCTACGTGATTATTGCGGCAACGCTCTCGATTCCCAGCTTTATTGTGGCGGAATCGGTGCTCAGTCTCATTGGCTTGGGGATCCAACAGCCGGATCCCTCCTGGGGGAATATGCTTTCCTTGGCCACCAATGCCTCAATCCTGGTCTTACAGCCCTGGTTGGTCTGGGCACCAGCCACACTCATTGTCATCACCGTCCTGTGCTTCAACATCATTGGCGACGGCCTGCGGGATGCCCTTGATCCCAAGGGGATACAAAAATAG
- a CDS encoding PP2C family protein-serine/threonine phosphatase, translating into MSGDRQPYQILVIDDDPTTRLLLRKILRGLGYQVSVASHGREGIAIATAEKPALIICDWMMPELDGLEVCRQIKQDQELSRSFFILLTAKGELEDRIQGLDAGADEFLSKPIDPNELRARIQAGLRLYQLSQDLLKQKQLLEAELHEAADYVRSLLPAPQEAPCKINYYFLPSSQLGGDCFDFCWVGDRYLVLYILDVSGHGLGAALPSVSVLNLLRSTTREQTGGTFDYRQPAQVLEALNNGFQMTAQHEKYFTIWYGVYDRQTQQLTYASGGHPPALLLTPEADQWRATLLKTPGIPIGMFADMVFTQATIEVSPSAVLYLFSDGIYEFETTANRVWGLEAFRELLIAAHTQNPVPPLSQLISQVQRHAAPAAFGSDDVSLVQVAFPHP; encoded by the coding sequence ATGAGTGGCGATCGCCAGCCCTATCAAATTCTGGTTATTGATGATGATCCCACCACCCGACTCCTGTTGCGGAAAATCCTCAGGGGTTTGGGCTATCAGGTATCGGTTGCCAGTCATGGCCGCGAGGGGATTGCGATCGCCACCGCCGAGAAACCCGCCTTGATTATCTGCGACTGGATGATGCCGGAACTGGACGGTCTAGAGGTGTGCCGTCAAATCAAGCAGGATCAGGAGCTCTCCCGCAGTTTTTTTATTCTACTTACGGCCAAAGGGGAACTGGAGGATCGCATTCAAGGCTTAGATGCTGGTGCCGATGAATTCTTGTCAAAACCCATTGACCCCAACGAACTGCGAGCACGCATTCAGGCGGGTCTGCGCCTCTATCAACTGAGTCAGGACTTGCTTAAGCAAAAACAACTCCTTGAGGCTGAGCTTCACGAGGCGGCTGATTATGTGCGGTCGCTCCTGCCGGCTCCCCAAGAAGCTCCCTGCAAAATTAACTACTACTTCTTGCCTTCCAGTCAGTTGGGGGGTGATTGCTTTGACTTTTGCTGGGTGGGCGATCGCTATTTAGTGCTCTACATTCTCGATGTTTCAGGCCATGGCTTGGGGGCGGCTCTGCCTTCGGTCTCCGTTTTGAATCTGTTGCGGAGCACAACGCGGGAGCAAACCGGCGGCACGTTTGATTACCGCCAACCTGCCCAAGTTCTTGAAGCCCTCAACAATGGCTTCCAAATGACGGCCCAGCACGAGAAGTATTTCACGATTTGGTACGGCGTGTACGATCGCCAAACGCAGCAGTTGACCTATGCCAGTGGTGGACACCCGCCGGCACTCCTGCTTACCCCTGAGGCTGATCAATGGCGAGCTACCCTCCTCAAGACACCGGGTATTCCCATTGGTATGTTTGCTGACATGGTCTTTACCCAAGCCACGATTGAAGTCTCCCCTTCAGCAGTTCTCTATCTCTTTAGTGACGGCATCTATGAGTTTGAAACAACCGCCAATCGGGTTTGGGGTCTCGAAGCCTTTAGGGAGTTACTCATTGCTGCCCACACCCAAAATCCTGTGCCCCCATTGTCCCAGTTGATTTCCCAGGTGCAAAGGCATGCAGCGCCCGCGGCCTTTGGCAGCGATGATGTTTCACTGGTGCAAGTGGCGTTCCCCCACCCCTAA
- a CDS encoding MBL fold metallo-hydrolase — MIECLNYGVGHAEEGVCIGLGIGTYRILLDCGVPSLDVLPLDEIEQHPFDLVLCSHAHADHARSLLALHRRFPHIPIYASEVTTQLLPLNWPDETVPPFCRALPWRSPVEFGDGLTAELFPAGHLPGAAVFVLTYQDPNTEQPPLSVVYTGDFFLSHTRFTEGLPLADLRGLQPDVLIIEGSLGTARHPHRRQQENQLAERIRTAIDQGYNLLLPLPPLGTAQEILILLRSHHLFTGQPIQIWVGPAIARGCDTYLTILPHLPTTIQNFAQHQALFWDRRVKPQVQPLSDVTQIQGADPTIVLLEEDQDLRPYVTQGGRPWLVLYPRLRYGQPVREGYPDFADLPNVEVDTFLLSLHADGPATTQLIHNIRPQHVVLIHGDPNYLADLASLNELSNRYHLHTPTSGSTIQFPIGQLTLSTPSSLVQLAYEGEVSEWNDEAMIRLPASITTDPRWRRLADTGFVLAAWQGEQLLIRGMTPKEVLGGTSATIAPDQPSCFNCQFYRGQRCWNEASALYNFKVAPEGYCPAFERAETQPEPES; from the coding sequence ATGATCGAGTGCCTCAACTATGGGGTGGGTCACGCTGAGGAGGGGGTGTGCATTGGCTTAGGAATTGGCACCTATCGGATTTTGCTGGACTGCGGTGTGCCGTCCCTTGATGTCTTGCCCCTTGATGAGATTGAACAGCATCCCTTTGACCTAGTGCTCTGTAGCCATGCCCACGCGGATCATGCCCGCAGTCTGTTGGCACTCCATCGCCGTTTCCCCCATATCCCGATCTATGCCAGCGAAGTTACAACGCAACTGTTGCCCCTGAATTGGCCAGATGAAACCGTGCCTCCCTTTTGCCGTGCCTTGCCTTGGCGATCGCCCGTGGAGTTTGGCGATGGCCTGACCGCTGAACTCTTTCCTGCGGGGCATCTGCCGGGGGCAGCGGTTTTTGTCCTCACCTATCAAGATCCAAACACAGAGCAACCGCCCCTGAGTGTGGTTTATACGGGGGATTTTTTCCTCTCCCATACCCGCTTTACGGAAGGACTACCCCTTGCGGATCTACGGGGATTGCAACCGGATGTCCTAATCATTGAGGGCAGCTTGGGCACAGCGCGCCACCCCCACCGCCGGCAACAGGAAAATCAATTGGCGGAACGCATCCGCACAGCGATTGACCAGGGCTATAACCTATTGCTTCCCCTGCCTCCCCTCGGCACCGCCCAAGAAATTCTCATCCTCTTGCGCAGTCATCATCTCTTTACAGGACAGCCGATTCAGATTTGGGTGGGGCCGGCGATCGCCCGCGGTTGTGATACCTACCTGACAATTTTGCCCCATTTACCCACCACTATTCAAAACTTTGCCCAACACCAAGCCCTGTTTTGGGATCGGCGGGTCAAGCCCCAAGTGCAGCCCCTAAGCGATGTGACCCAAATTCAGGGGGCTGACCCCACCATTGTCCTGCTTGAGGAGGATCAAGACCTGCGCCCCTACGTGACCCAAGGGGGACGACCTTGGCTGGTGCTCTATCCACGTCTGCGCTATGGTCAACCCGTGCGGGAAGGCTATCCTGACTTCGCAGACTTACCCAATGTGGAGGTGGATACGTTTTTACTCTCCCTCCATGCCGATGGCCCTGCCACCACTCAACTGATTCACAATATCCGACCGCAGCATGTGGTACTTATCCACGGCGATCCCAACTACCTTGCAGACTTGGCTAGCCTGAATGAATTGAGTAACCGCTACCATCTGCACACCCCCACCAGTGGCTCAACGATTCAATTTCCCATTGGCCAATTGACACTTTCGACGCCCAGCTCATTGGTGCAACTGGCCTATGAAGGAGAGGTGAGTGAGTGGAACGATGAAGCCATGATTCGCCTACCGGCTTCTATTACCACCGATCCGCGCTGGCGACGGCTGGCAGATACCGGCTTTGTGTTGGCCGCTTGGCAAGGGGAGCAATTACTGATTCGCGGCATGACCCCCAAAGAAGTGCTCGGTGGTACCTCAGCCACGATCGCGCCCGACCAGCCCAGTTGTTTTAACTGCCAGTTTTATCGCGGTCAACGCTGCTGGAACGAAGCCTCTGCGCTCTATAACTTTAAAGTGGCACCGGAGGGCTATTGTCCTGCTTTTGAGCGGGCGGAAACGCAACCGGAACCCGAAAGCTAG
- a CDS encoding FAD-dependent thymidylate synthase, whose amino-acid sequence MQDGRVIADSISPVGVRLVTLQLTYPRFIHSELLTHRVFSRNSASSRAVPVAKMIEQVEQNPVVPYHWGKNERGMQAREESEQKEAAKEIWLKTRLAVLEGARQLHELGIHKQVVNRMLEPWMWMQTVVSSTEWDNFLRLRNHPDAQPEMQALAKLIQHLLQTHEPTPVAVGDWHLPYIDPTERQQYSLEECKYMSVARCARVSYYLRDGQRSDPASDLALYERLAGAEPKHLSPLEHVAECMGDRQSYANFVGWRQLRYFEERKSASPRK is encoded by the coding sequence ATGCAAGACGGGCGTGTAATTGCTGATTCCATTTCGCCAGTAGGGGTGCGCTTGGTGACACTTCAACTCACGTATCCGCGCTTTATCCATAGTGAACTCCTCACCCACCGCGTGTTTTCTCGCAATTCCGCCAGTTCGCGAGCCGTTCCTGTGGCTAAAATGATCGAACAAGTGGAACAGAACCCAGTCGTCCCCTACCATTGGGGAAAAAACGAGCGGGGGATGCAGGCCCGCGAAGAAAGTGAACAAAAGGAGGCGGCAAAGGAAATCTGGCTGAAAACTCGCCTCGCAGTTCTTGAGGGGGCACGCCAGCTCCATGAGCTGGGAATTCACAAGCAAGTGGTCAACCGCATGCTTGAACCGTGGATGTGGATGCAAACGGTTGTCAGCAGTACCGAGTGGGATAACTTTCTGCGCCTGCGCAATCACCCCGATGCCCAGCCAGAAATGCAGGCCTTGGCCAAGCTGATTCAGCATTTGCTGCAGACCCATGAACCCACTCCTGTGGCTGTGGGGGATTGGCACCTCCCCTACATCGATCCGACTGAGCGCCAGCAATATAGTCTTGAGGAGTGCAAGTATATGTCTGTGGCCCGTTGTGCGCGGGTGTCCTACTATCTGCGGGATGGCCAACGCAGTGACCCTGCCTCTGATCTTGCCCTCTATGAGCGCTTGGCGGGAGCAGAACCAAAGCACCTCTCTCCCCTAGAACACGTGGCGGAATGTATGGGCGATCGCCAGTCCTACGCAAATTTTGTTGGTTGGCGACAACTCCGTTACTTTGAGGAGAGAAAATCAGCAAGTCCCCGCAAATAA
- a CDS encoding alpha/beta fold hydrolase — translation MPITSQVSCVPESLKSYVQIDGWGEVPVVLGHGFGTDKSAWDYLTPFFPEGFTYIRYDLAGCGSEEDTQRRYDVQRHSHLYGYADDLIELLDTLGVQSCIYVGHSVSCMIGAIAAIARPDLFRRHIWIGPSPCYLKDENYPGTLTPDDLQATYEAMVTNYQAWAAGFAPLMFGVKEEHRLADFSKTLFRLQPRIALRTLQMIFDSDTRSFVGKVQQPVHLIFNRADFVVPPGVALWLHATLPHSTLDWIEAQGHLPHMTHPTAVGSLLKKYIST, via the coding sequence ATGCCAATTACGAGTCAAGTTTCTTGTGTTCCCGAGTCTCTAAAGTCCTACGTCCAGATTGATGGCTGGGGCGAAGTTCCTGTTGTGCTTGGGCATGGCTTTGGTACTGATAAAAGCGCTTGGGACTATTTAACCCCTTTCTTCCCTGAGGGCTTCACCTATATCCGCTATGATCTGGCAGGCTGTGGCTCCGAAGAGGATACGCAACGCCGCTATGATGTCCAAAGACACAGCCATCTGTATGGCTATGCCGATGATCTGATTGAATTGCTGGATACCCTTGGCGTGCAATCTTGCATCTATGTGGGCCACTCGGTCAGTTGCATGATCGGTGCCATTGCCGCGATCGCCAGACCTGATTTATTTCGACGACATATCTGGATTGGGCCCTCCCCCTGCTATCTCAAGGATGAGAACTATCCGGGTACCCTCACCCCCGACGACCTACAGGCCACTTATGAGGCAATGGTCACGAACTATCAAGCATGGGCGGCGGGTTTTGCCCCACTCATGTTTGGGGTGAAGGAGGAGCACCGGCTGGCCGACTTTTCTAAGACCCTCTTTCGATTGCAGCCAAGGATTGCCCTGCGCACTCTCCAGATGATTTTTGACTCCGATACCCGTTCCTTTGTCGGCAAGGTACAGCAGCCTGTCCACCTAATCTTTAACCGCGCTGACTTCGTAGTTCCCCCAGGGGTAGCCCTGTGGTTACATGCCACCTTGCCCCACAGTACCCTTGATTGGATCGAGGCTCAAGGCCATCTTCCCCACATGACCCATCCCACAGCCGTTGGTTCTTTGCTGAAAAAATACATAAGCACATAA
- a CDS encoding GGDEF domain-containing protein, which produces MLKKVQEHLPRQLLPAPDSITAFCHLIANWSQSELVLALTIDQQGNRAQIITTTSTSKFPNLEIVAPWRELVQGAVIDVLPFLKLPSIFFCLLNKVERIVYIPCGEPEDWCQGLLLVNPVADPLRQLTEQKGYIAALYRQLLIHHRQNQDSVIFEVQFQDIFDTVPLGLVLIKGDGSTAMVNSYAAQWLQLPAGSHPVQIVAEHMKQARQRCDNCDELVNLFQGLATNANFSAQGECRMGEKTFLIDTHPVRGDSRLGRVWILSDISDMRQREQALLALAWLDPLTGAFNRRFLLSRVEAYESQAATGGTLLTVMIFDIDHFKRINDTYGHDQGDVVLRTLAARAKQVLEGCQDGILVRWGGEEFVLLFFAAYADQARAVAEELCSVVRSQPVELADQQFLSVTISLGVTLFRVGEQVLSDSIPRADQALYQAKHGGRDRWVWA; this is translated from the coding sequence ATGCTAAAAAAAGTGCAGGAACATCTACCCCGCCAGCTTCTTCCCGCGCCCGATAGTATCACAGCATTTTGTCATCTAATTGCCAATTGGTCGCAATCTGAGCTCGTTCTCGCCCTAACTATTGATCAGCAAGGCAATCGCGCCCAAATTATCACCACAACCAGCACTAGCAAATTTCCCAATCTGGAAATTGTCGCCCCCTGGCGAGAGTTGGTCCAGGGGGCGGTCATTGATGTTCTGCCTTTTCTCAAACTGCCCTCTATTTTTTTCTGTCTTTTAAATAAGGTTGAGCGAATTGTTTACATCCCCTGCGGTGAGCCCGAGGATTGGTGCCAGGGGTTGCTACTGGTGAATCCCGTCGCCGACCCGCTGCGGCAACTCACAGAACAGAAAGGCTACATTGCGGCTCTGTACCGCCAACTGTTGATCCATCATCGTCAAAATCAAGATAGCGTCATCTTCGAAGTACAATTTCAGGATATTTTCGACACAGTGCCGCTGGGCTTGGTTTTAATCAAAGGGGATGGCTCTACAGCGATGGTCAATTCCTACGCTGCTCAATGGCTGCAACTGCCAGCGGGGAGCCATCCCGTTCAGATCGTTGCCGAGCACATGAAACAGGCGCGGCAGAGATGCGATAACTGCGATGAGCTAGTCAACCTTTTTCAAGGGCTGGCTACTAATGCCAACTTCAGTGCTCAGGGGGAGTGTCGAATGGGTGAGAAAACATTTCTCATTGATACCCACCCGGTGCGTGGCGATAGTCGCCTAGGGCGCGTGTGGATCTTGTCTGACATCAGTGATATGCGTCAGCGGGAGCAAGCACTTTTGGCTCTGGCTTGGTTAGATCCCCTCACTGGCGCTTTCAATCGTCGCTTTCTGTTGAGTCGAGTTGAGGCTTATGAGTCCCAAGCCGCTACGGGAGGCACCCTGCTCACGGTCATGATTTTTGACATTGATCACTTTAAGCGCATTAACGATACCTATGGTCACGATCAGGGGGATGTGGTTCTGCGCACCTTGGCGGCAAGGGCAAAGCAGGTATTAGAGGGCTGCCAAGACGGCATTTTGGTCCGCTGGGGGGGCGAAGAATTTGTGCTGTTGTTTTTTGCTGCCTACGCAGACCAGGCGAGAGCAGTTGCTGAGGAACTGTGCTCAGTGGTGAGAAGCCAGCCCGTGGAACTTGCAGATCAGCAGTTTTTGTCTGTGACAATTAGTTTGGGTGTCACTCTGTTTAGAGTGGGGGAACAGGTGCTCAGTGACTCAATTCCTCGTGCTGATCAAGCTTTGTATCAGGCGAAACATGGGGGGCGCGATCGCTGGGTGTGGGCATAG